A part of Capsicum annuum cultivar UCD-10X-F1 chromosome 6, UCD10Xv1.1, whole genome shotgun sequence genomic DNA contains:
- the LOC107872861 gene encoding uncharacterized protein LOC107872861, translating to MVGIFSRFSVSKVAHRRTQSAHDEREVFPPNSEVTGAAATISRSSSVTSHGIEFAVEFKPVEHPPEPLHNDGPIQCPLPEPSVLNDGRIWKERGSSVRIRRPDIPVMQEGRAADSEAARTIPRPPMKRVILPSMSAPEHSLLKLLEESGIC from the exons ATGGTGGGCATTTTTTCTAGATTTTCTGTAAGCAAAGTTGCCCATCGTCGGACTCAAAGTGCACAT GATGAAAGGGAAGTATTTCCTCCAAATTCAGAGGTGACAGGTGCTGCTGCTACTATATCTAGGTCTTCCTCTGTCACATCTCATGGTATTGAATTTGCGGTTGAGTTCAAGCCAGTTGAACACCCGCCTGAGCCTCTACATAATGATGGACCAATTCAATGTCCGTTACCAGAACCGTCAGTACTAAAT GATGGAAGAATATGGAAGGAGCGAGGGTCTTCTGTGCGAATTAGAAGACCTGATATTCCAGTTATGCAGGAAGGACGGGCTGCTGACTCTGAGGCAGCTCGAACAATACCTAGACCTCCCATGAAGAGGGTTATTCTTCCATCAATGAGTGCACCTGAACATAGTCTGCTTAAACTGCTGGAGGAATCTGGTATTTGTTGA